The genomic segment GGAGGGGCGTTATTGTTTATCGGGCTTGGGGTACTTAATATAAGGCAACTTCAGTTTTACGGAGTTTTTTCATGCCATCAGAGGCGGGACATGGATTGGATGTGCGTTCCGGTCAGGGAATGACTCGAATAAATATGGGATGCGAGCATCAGCGGGGGATGCTTTATGTGGTGCCCGCGGAGAAGAGCTGGGTGTGTTCGGCGGAGATGCTGCCGGGGCACGCGCTGGCGGGGTTTTTGGGGGAGCTGGTGGCGGAAGGGGACGATAGAGTGAGTCATCTGATGCAGAAGTGGGGGATCTATTTCAGGCATATGCCGCTTGAGAGGGATACGGAGGAGGGCCGATAGATCGGCCTCCGCATTGAATAAGTGGTCGTGGCGGAAAGGAGGGGGTTAGCTGGCTTCGGCGCCGCCGGCGCTGGGCATGGGGCGGTCGTCCTGCTGGCTGGCCAGGTTGGGAGAGGGCGCGGGCTGGATTACAGGGGGGGCCTTTGCCGGCGCGGGCTCTCGCTGGGGGACGGGCTGAGGCTGGGGACGCTGAACGGGCCTGCCACTGAACAGCGCCTCCAGGTCTTCGCCCTCCACGGACTCATACTGGATCAGGTACTCGGCGACGCTGGTGAGCCTCTCGCGGTTGGCTTCCAGAATGCCCTGAGCCCGCTCGTAGGCCACCTTGATGATGCCCTGGACCTCGTGGTCAATCTCATCGGCCACGCGGTCGCTGTAGTCGCGCTCCTCGGTGATTTCGCGGCCAAGGAAGATGAGTTCCTGGCGTTTGCCGAGGGTTCGAGGGCCGAGCTTGTCGCTCATGCCGTACTGCTTGATCATCATGAGGGCGAGGCGGGTAGCGCGTTCGAGGTCATTGCTGGCGCCGGTGGTGATTTCACTGAACACAAGCTGTTCTGCGACGCGTCCGCCTAGAGCTGTGGCCAGCATGTCGTCAAACTGGTTCTTGGTCCAGAGGTGGCGGTCCTCTTCCGGCAGAAGGCGTGTGTAGCCGCCCATGTTGCCGCGAGAGATGACGGATATCTTATGGACCTTGTCAGCGTTGGGGAGCATAAAGGCGACGAGAGCGTGGCCGGCCTCATGGTAGGCGGTGAGGGACTTTTCCCTGGGACTGATGACTCGGCTCTTGCGCTCAGGCCCAGCGATAACCCGGTCGATGGCCTCTGCGAATTCAGGCGGGCCGACGAGCTTTTTGTTGCGGCGGGCGGCTAACAGCGCGGCCTCATTGACGAGGTTACCCAAGTCAGCGCCGCTGAAGCCAGGAGTCTGCTTGGCGATGATGTCGTTTTTAACATCAGGGGAGAGGGGTTTGCCCTTGGTGTGGACGCGGAGAATGGCCTCGCGGCCGGCAACATCGGGCAGGTCCAGGACGACGCGGCGGTCGAAGCGGCCGGGGCGCAGGAGGGCGGGGTCCAGGATGTCCGGTCGGTTAGTGGCGGCGATGATGATGATGTTGGTGCCAGTCTCAAAGCCG from the SAR202 cluster bacterium genome contains:
- a CDS encoding ATP-dependent metallopeptidase FtsH/Yme1/Tma family protein, translating into MRSGFLYFLIIAAVVVVFFTILPTFSSSKEIPFTEVVSRAKSGEITSVELRGETLTAKNDKNGDEFKSRIGRSTDVMQVFREEGVPTGPTGVDVVFKGSSGFNFGLLLNFLPLLFFGGLIIFMMRQAQSGSNQTLNFGRSKARMILSNRPTVTFADVAGCDEAKAELQEIVEFLKYPDRFLSLGARIPRGVLLVGPPGTGKTLLARAVAGEAAVPFFPISGSEFVEMFVGVGAARVRDLFDQAKRNAPCIVFVDEIDAVGRHRGAGLGGGHDEREQTLNQILVEMDGFETGTNIIIIAATNRPDILDPALLRPGRFDRRVVLDLPDVAGREAILRVHTKGKPLSPDVKNDIIAKQTPGFSGADLGNLVNEAALLAARRNKKLVGPPEFAEAIDRVIAGPERKSRVISPREKSLTAYHEAGHALVAFMLPNADKVHKISVISRGNMGGYTRLLPEEDRHLWTKNQFDDMLATALGGRVAEQLVFSEITTGASNDLERATRLALMMIKQYGMSDKLGPRTLGKRQELIFLGREITEERDYSDRVADEIDHEVQGIIKVAYERAQGILEANRERLTSVAEYLIQYESVEGEDLEALFSGRPVQRPQPQPVPQREPAPAKAPPVIQPAPSPNLASQQDDRPMPSAGGAEAS